ATGGTCCGCTTCGCCACCCTGTTCTACGAGCCGTTCTTCATGACCGGCGGACTGCTCTTCGCCCTCGCCTCGCTCCGCACGCCGGGCCGCCGGCGGCCGCGGCGGTGACCGTGGCGGCCGGTCAGCCCCGCAGCCGGGCCGGCACCGCCCGCATCGCGCGCTCCACCGACTGACGCGAGGGTTCGCGAGGGTCGACCGTGTCGAGCCCGTGGTGCCCGTCCGGCACCTCAACCACCTCCACTACCTCCGCGGTGGCCGGGGCGCGGCCCAGCGGCTGGACACCGGCGGGGTCGGCGGCGAAGGCAGCGGCCCAGGTGCGGGAGGCGGTGGTCGAGGACGTCGCGGCCGCGCGGGCCGCGCACCTGCCGTCCTGCCGCACGGTGACCGCGACGACGGATGTCGCGTCGTCGGCGGGAAGGCCGGGCGGAGGATCCCGTCCGCCGCGTGGCTGCGGCTCGCGGAGGTGAAGCGCTCCAGGAACCGGATGCTGGAGGCGAGCGAGAAAGGCCCGGCGGGGGTGAGGGAGACGGCGGTCGCGGTCAGCCTCCGTGTGCGGTGAGTGTGTATCCCTCGGGGCCCTCGAAGGAGAACATCGGGCCGAAGGGGCTGTCCGTCATCGGGGTGAGGATCTTGATCCCGGCGGCGCTGAGCTGGTCGTGGAGCTTTGGGGCGTCCGAGGTCTGGAACCAGAGCACAACGCCGAGGCCGGGCCGTGCGATGTCGGCGAGGTCGGTGCCCGGAAGGAGCTGGCGGACGGCGAACGGGGTCGGCTTGGTGTCGAACACGACCGCGTGGGGCGGCGAGAATGCGGCCCGGCGCAGTCCCAGATGCTGCTCGCAGAAAGCCGCTGCTGCGTCCACGTCGCGGACTTGCAGGGCGACGAAGTCGGGGCCGTCGATGGTGGCAGGCATGGGTCTTCCTCGATTCTCATGTCAGAACTTTGACATACCGGAGACTACGAGGCCGGGATGCCTATGTCAAAATGCTGACATGATGGAGAGCATGCCGGCCGAGCCGCCCCACCTCGCGGAAGACGTCACGCGACACGTGGGATACCTGATCAAACGCGCCCAGGCCGCCCTGCGCGGCGCCATGGACAAGGTCCTGCGCGAGCACGGGCTGACCGTGCCGCAATACGCCACTCTCGAACTCCTGGCCCTGCACCCGGGTATGTCCAACGCCGACCTCGCCCGCGCGACCTTCGTCACCCGGCAGTCCGGAAACGTCGTCCTGCGGGGCCTGCAGGAAGCGGGACTGATCACCCGCCCTGCCACCGCCGACCACGGCCGCGCCCGGCCCGCCCACCTCACCGAGGACGGCCGCAGAAGCCTGGCCGCGGTCCAAGCCGCCGTCTACGCCATCGAACAGCGCATGGTCGAGGCGATCCCGCCACAGCGCATGGCAGCGCTCCTCACCGACCTCGACCGCATGGCGGCAGCCCTGGAGGACTGACCCGCCGACCTGTCACGGGGCGCCCTCACGACGACGTGCCGGGTGCTCGCGTGCGACGCCTCGCGGGCCGACACGGCATGGGCGACCCGCCACAGACGACGTGGGAGCCGGCGAAGGCACGGCCGGACGCGCGAGTCCACATCGTCGAGGACTCCGGGCACGTCGGAAGCGCCGCGGTGAAGGTGGTCCGGGAGGCCGCCCGCGACGCCCTGTGCGTTGCCCTGCCGGTGGTCGAACGCGGCAACCACACCGGCGGCTTCACCCCGCTGCCCAAGAGTGGCCGGTGGAGCGCACGTTCGCGTGGCTGATGCACTCACGCCGCCTCGCCCGCGACTGCGAGGACCGCGCCGACAGGTCGGAGAGAGTGATCCGCCGGTCGGATGAGCATGGTCATGAGCGGCCCTCGACCCTCGCGGGAAGCACCTCCGGACCGAGCCCTGCCGCGAGCTGCCTGCGTTCATCGCCGCTCGCCCGACCGGCTCCCGCCGACCAGGTTGTCCGTGATCCGCCGGTAGTCCGGTGCCGGCACACCGGCATCGAGCCCGTCACGCCGAACCGGTGCCACCGAGCCGGGCACCGCCGCCGCGATCCGACCGACCGCCTGCCGACAGCACCCACCGGCGGCACTTCGCCTTCGCGAGGTTCCGCCAGGACCAGGCCGACCGTCTCCCGGGCACTCCTGCTCCCACGCGAACTCCGCCTCCTGCAGCCCCGGTGTGAAGTCTCCTACTCCGCGAAGCCCACCAACCTGTGTCGAGCCTGACAGGTGCCACTCCCCCACAGAGTCCCAACTACGGCCTCCAGCACGAGCGGTAGTGGCGATCAGATCGCGGCACCGGGCGTAGGAGACCTTCGGAGTGCGGCGCTGCGCTTCGAAGTCGACGTGGACCCGGCCGAAGCGTTGGTGGTAGCCCTCGGCCCGTCGAACACCCTGTCGCCGTCCCCTCGATCCGGCTGCACCGGCCGGTCGTCGCCGACACCGCGGACTCGGACCAAATGCCGGAACCGGGGTCCTCCGACGGCCACCATGAGAGCGTAGGAGGTCCCCGGCTGCTTGTGAGGTGCCCGCGTGAGTGGCAGGACGAGGCTGGTGCCCGCGTCAATGCGCGGGTACCGGCGGGCGTGGCTGAGCCGGGACGTGCTCGCCGGGGTGGCACTGTCCGCAGTCGCGATCCCCGAGGTCATGGGGTACACGTCGATCGCCGGGATGCCCATCGTCACAGGCCTGTACACGCTGATCCTCCCGGCCATCGCGTTCGCCCTGCTGGGCTCGTCGAAGCTGCTCGTCGTCGGAGCGGACTCCGCCACCGCGGCGATCCTCTACGCCGGCCTGCTCGAGCTGGGAATCGCCGGCGTCACTCCGGGCTCGCCGAAGTGGGTCGCACTGGCCGGCCTGACCGCCCTGGTGTCGGGCGCCATCCTGGCTGCTGCACGCCTTCTCCGGCTCGGCTTCCTCGCCGACTTCCTGTCCGCCGCCGTCCTGATCGGGTTCCTGACAGGTGTCGGCATCCAGGTGGCGACGGCTCAGATTCCCGAGCTGCTCGGCATCCCCAGGGGCCGCGGCAACTGGTTCCAGCAGCAGTGGTCCTGGCTGACCCGCCTCGACCAGATCTCATGGCGCACCGTCGCGTACGGCGCCGCCACGATCGTGGTCATCGTGGCCTTCAAGCGGTTCCTGCCCAGATTCCCGGGCACCCTCGTGGCGGTGGTCGCGCTGATCTCCGTCTCCGCGGCGACCGATGCCTCCCAGCACGGGGTCGCGGTCGTCGGAGCCGTCGAGGGCGGCTTCCCTCCGCTCGGCCTGCCGTCCGGACTGACCCCCGGCGACGTGTCCCAGGTCTTCTCCGTGGCGCTCTCCTGCTTCGTGCTGATCCTGGCCCAGAGCGCGGCGACGGCGCACGCCTTCGCGACGAAGCACGGCGACCACGTCGACGTCGACCGTGACCTGGCCGGTCTCTCGATCGCCAACATCGCCGCCGGGCTCAGCGGAACCTTCGTCGTCAACGGTTCCCCGACCAAGACGGAGATCCTGGACCAGCAGCGCGGCCGGACGCAGGTCGCCAACCTCACGATGGCGTTCATCTCGCTCCTAGTCGCGCTGGTCTTCACCTCGCTGCTGGCCGACATGCCCCTCGCGGTGCTGGCCGGAATCGTGTTCCTGGTCGGCCTCGACCTCGTCGACGTACGCGGCCTCCGACGGATCTACGCCCTGCGTCGCAACGAGTTCGTCGTCGCGGTCGTCACCGCCTTCGCGGTGTTCGGCATCGGCGTCGAGCAGGGCGTCCTGCTGGCCCTCGCGCTGTCACTGTTCGAGGTCGTCCGACGGGAGTACCGGCCCAAGGACTTCGTGGTCGGCGTCACCGAGAAGGGCGAACCCACGTACCGGCCCGCCGAGCCCGGGATCGAGAGTGCACCCGGCCTGATCGTCTTCCGCTTCAACGCGGAACTCTTCTACGCGAACGCGAGCCGCTTCGCCGACGAGGTCAGGGCCCTCGTCGACGACGCACCCGATCCGGTGCGCTGGCTGGTGCTCGACGCCGCGGGGATCGCCGACGTCGACTACTCCGCCGGGCTCCGCCTCCACAGCCTCCTCGACTTCCTCGCCGCACGCCGTGTCACCTTCGTCCTGGCACGTCCCGACGCGTCCCTGGTGGACACCCTGAAGGTCTACGACTTGTGGCAGCGGATCCCGCCCGAGTACGTCTTCGGCAACCTGATCGACGCCGTCAGGGCGTACCCCGCCGACGGGTCCCCCGATACGACCGGCGAGCCGCCGGTCGCATGAGAGCCGCAGGTGCGGCCGTTGCGGGCAGCGGGCCCGGCACGCCAGGACATCGCGTTGCACGCGTCGGCAGCAGAGATCGCGCCCATGACCCGGTCGCGGCTACCGGCGAAACACCTGGTGACGGCTCCAGGACTTGTCGAACCCCCTGTCACCGCCTCCCGAGCGCGGTGCCGCTCGGTTGGCGTCGTCGTTCCACGGCCTGCCGGCTGATGCCCCCCCCCGACAAGTGGCATCTCCACTGGCAATGCGAACAGGCATGACTGACGATGCGTCACAGGCTGCAGTCGACTCGGGGTACCGGCGAGTGCAATGTCCCCGAAACGCGGCAGGCCCGGCACTGAGAGTGCCAGGCCTGCCGGGGTTGGTAGCGGGGACAGGATTTGAACCTGCGACCTCTGGGTTATGAGCCCAGCGAGCTACCGAGCTGCTCCACCCCGCGTCGGTAGGCACGACTGTACGGCACCGCAGCTGAGCATGGGAAATCCGTTTCGGCTCGGCACCGCGCGTCGGCGCCGCCCCACCGCGCCCGGGCAGGCGCATCCTCGACCTCGATGTCGTACAGGTCGACGCCGGCGGCGAGCTCTCCCGCGGACGCCCCGCCGGCCGGCGGCGCCTACGCGCGGGCGTCACCCCCGGCCGTCTCCAGCCCTCGGAGCTCCTGCTCGGCGCGCGGCAGGTCGGTGACCGCGTCGATCCCGAAGTCCACCGCCCGCACGTAGGCGGTCACCTTGCGCCCGGCGAGGTCGAGGAGTTGCTCACGGTTCCAGGGCTCGCCGCGGCCGGCCGCCTGCCCGGAGAGCAGGCGTAGAGCTGCACGATCACCTTCTTCGTGACCGAGGAGTTGCCCCCGAGCCAGACCGGCGGAACGCTCTGTCACCGTACCTGACCTGCAAAAACCGTGGTGGGCGATGCCAGGAGAACACGACCGCCTTCAGGCCGGCCCGCCGCTGCTATCGCCGGCGACACCACCTGCGCTTCTGGTGGAGCCCTCCAGGAACCAGCCGAGTCGGTGGAGGGCCGACGGAGACGCGCGAGTGGTTCCGACGCCGGCACCAAGCCCGCACGCCGCTCTACCCGCAGTAGTCGCACGTCCGAACAGTGAACGCTTTCTGTCGAACCGGACGGCAGACGGGGACGGTGACAGCTGCCAGGACGGCGACGCGGGGTGGCGCAGGGCGGCTCTTGGGACGGCGACGTCCAGCAGGCGGTCGAATCCCAGCCGGGGCCCTATCCCAGGTCCGCGATGCCGGGCTTGGTCGCGCAGGGCGTGCTCGACGAGGTCGGCGATCACGCTGAGGCGTGCACCGCACCTGGACGGTTACCAGCGGCGGCCTCGGCCGCAGGACGGTGACAGGATGGACTCGCGGCAACGGTGGACTGCGCGCTGCGCGAAGGCATCGGCTGCCCGGCCCAGCTGGACCCTGCGTTCCAGCGGACGGCACGGCACGGCGCCTGGTCGTCCCGGTGCATCGGAAGCGAGGTGGGACGGTGGACGTACGCATCTGGTTCAACAGGATCTGGCCCGCGCGAGTGCACCTGATCCCGATGCTGCGCGGCAACCCGGACCACGCCCGGGTACGTGTCTACGGCACCCATCCCGACCCGGCGGCACCGGCGCTCACGGCCTGCGACATGGTCGGCCCTGAGCCGGGCGAGGACGAGGCCTTCTTCGATTTCGCGATCGACTTCTGCCAGCGGCACGACATCGACGTGATCATGCCGTCCTCGCGTCTGGTGGCACTCGCCGACCGCGCGGAGGCGTTCGCGGCGGTCGGCACGAGGGTCATGTGCGCACCCGCCGAGACGCTCCGCACGGTGACCGACAAGAGCAGCATGTACGCGGCAGCCGAGCGCTCTCGAGTACCGGTCGCCCCGTGGCGGGTGGTCTCCGATGCCGCCGGTCTGCGGAAAGCGGTCGAGGAGTTCGCCGGGACGGCCAGTGCTCTGTGCGTCAAGCCCGCGGGCGAGTACTCCGCCTACGGCTTCCGGCTCCTGGACGACTCCCCGCTGGAGGTTTCGGACTTCGAGCACCTGCCACGGCCGACGGCGTCGGTCCCGGCAGTCGCGGGCGCGCTGCAGCGCGCCCAGGACAGGGGCGAGACCGTTCCCGAGCTGATCGTGATGCCGTACCTGGATCCGCCGGAGGTCAGTGTCGACTGCCTGTCGGACGCGGCGGGCACCCTGGTGAGCGCGATCGCCCGGGCCAAGTCAGGCAGAGTCCGGACGCTGGTGGACGACCCCGGCGTGACGGAACTCGCCCGGCTGGTCGTCGGCCACTTCCGGCTCGCGTACCTGTCCAACATCCAGTTCCGTTACTGGAAAGGGCTACCGGTGCTCCTGGAAGTCAACGCCAGGGCAGCGGCGGGCATTTACCAGACCCGCATGACCGGCGTGAACCTGGCGTGGGCCGCTGTGCGGATGCTGCTCTGCGGCGACCCCGGCGAACTACCGAAGCCGATGCTCGGGGGTCGGCTCGCGGTGGTCGAGGACGCGATCCCACTCTCCGAAACCGTGGTCCCGGACAGCCGGGCACGCGAGCGGGCGGACACCGCCGCCATCACCCGTCGGCGCGCCTGAGGCGAACCGTACGCTGTCGCCGTGAGCGAAGACGCCATGGCGCCGCACGTCGCGGTCGTCGGGCCCGCCGAGGCCACGGCGGTGGAGCGAGATCGCTCTCACCCTTCGCTCCGCGATCGCGCCGTCACCCTCGGCGGCGGGGCGGCGGCGCCCCACGCCCGACGGTGCCGCCGGGCCCCGATCGACGTCGGCTCCCCGACGGCGGCCGTGGACACCGCCCCGGCAGCACGCGCAGCCGCACGGCGGCTGACCTCGGGCGATACTGGATCTTGTGTCCAGGAACTGGGTGCTCCATGTGGACCTCGACCAGTTCGTCGCCGCGGTCGAGGTGGCTCGCCGACCCGAGCTGCGCGGTCGGCCGGTCGTGGTGGGCGGCAGCGGTGACCCCACCCGGCGAGGAGTGGTGGCCACCGCCTCGTACGAGGCCCGCGAGTTCGGCATCCACTCCGGCATGCCGCTGCGGCTGGCAGCCAAGCGCTGCCCGGAGGCGGTGTTCCTGCCCTCGGACCCGCCGACCTACCAGAAGGTCTCCGATCGGTTCATGGCCACGCTGCGCCGGTTCCCGGTCGTAGTGGAGGTACTCGGGTGGGACGAGGCCTTCGTCGGGGCGCACACCGACGATCCCGAGGCCCTGGCCACCGAGATCCGGGAGGCCGTCCGAGCTGACACGGGACTGTCCTGCTCCGTGGGCATCGGCGACAACAGGCTGCGTGCCAAGCTGGCCACCGGCTTCGCCAAGCCGACCGCTCGCGGGGAAGCCTCCCCCGGCCTCAGGTCGGGGGTACCCCCAGGTCGGCACAGCTTCCGACTCACCTCGGAGAACTGGGCGACCGTCATGGCCGAACGGCCGACCGACGCGCTCTGGGGCATCGGCGCCAAGACCGCGAGGAAGCTGGCCGCGGCCGGCCTCGGCACCGTCGCCCAGCTGGCCACGGCGGACCCTGACGAACTCGCCGAGCGGTTCGGCCCGGCCATGGGGCCGTGGTACAGGATGCTCGCACGCGGTGCCGGCGGCACCGAGGTCACGGCCGCCCCGCACGTTCCGCACTCACACAGCCGGGAGACCACCTTCCAGCACGACCTCGTCGACCGGTCGGAGATCGACCGGCACGTCGCCGCACTGGCCAGGCGGGTGGCACAGGACGTGGCGGCCGAAGGCCGCCCGGCCGTTCGCGTCGTGGTGAAGGTCCGCTTCACGCCGTTCATCACCCAGACCCACGGCACCGCGCTGCCGGGGCCGACGTCCGACCCCGACGAGATCACGCGCGCAGCGCTGGAGGTGTTGGAGCGGTTCGAGCACACCCGGCCGGTCCGGTTGCTCGGCGTGCGCGCAGAGTTCGGCGACGGGTAGCAGCCGTCTTCCGCGCCGCGTCGGCCCGGGGCTGAGGCCGCCGGTCCGGGCCTGCCACCACCTGCTCGCCATTGAGGGGGCTGCCGAAGGATCCCGGCTCGTTGCGACGTGCCACCACGCCGTCAGTCCGGCACCCCCGCGCTCCTCAGCGGTGCTCGGGGTTCTCGAAGTCGAAGCGGCAGCCGGCGTCCCGGGCGAGGTGCAGCAGGTTCCAGGTCATGAAGGTGGTGTTGCGGTTGGTGAAGTCGTTCTCCGGGCCGCCCGAACCCTCGTCCAGGTAGGACGGGCCGGGACCCGCCGGGCCGACCCAGCCGGCGTCGGCCTGCGGCGGGATCGTGTAACCGAGGTGCTGCAGGCTGTAGATGACGTTCATCGCGCAGTGCTTCGCACCGTCCTCGTTGCCGGTGATCAGGCAGCCGCCGACCCGCCCGTAGTAGGCGGACTGGCCGGCCGCGTTGAGGACGGACGAGCAGGCGTAGAGCCGCTCGATCACCTTCTTCGTGACCGAGGAGTTGTCACCCAACCAGATCGGCGGAACGCTCTGGCACCCTACTTGACCGAACAGACCCAGCAACGGCAGGCGCACTCCACCGCAGGCGGTCAACCGGTCCTTGGCTGGCGCGGCGGCGTTTGGCCCCGACCGACCCCCGTCCCACCCCGGACGGAAGCACATCACCGCTTGACCGCGACTCCCGCATAGGCCGGAGCCGCCTCCTGCCAGCCCCGGTGCAGCTGCCCCTGCGGCCGCCACAGCGGCAGCTGCACCAGTCCGGGATCGACCAGTTCGAAGTCCCCGAAGAACTTCTCCACCTCGGCCCGCGCCCGCAGCAGCAGCGGCGAGCTGGCACCACTGTAGATCCGGGTGGTCTCGGCCGCCGCCTCCGGCGTCATCAGGTCCTGCGTACCGTGCGAGAGGATCAGCAGGCTCCCCGGTGCCAGTGCGTCGCGCAGCTGGGCCACCGTCTCGGCGGCACCCTCCTCGTCCCGGACGAAGTGCAGCACCGCGACCAGCATCAGGGCCACCGGCCGGGAGAGGTCGAGGGCCTGCTTCAGGCCGGGATCGGAGAGGATGGCGGTGGGGTCGCGCAGGTCGGCGTGAAGCACCGTGGTGTGCCCGGCCGGGTGGTGGGACAGAAGGGCACGGGCGTGGGTGAGGACGATCGGGTCGTTGTCGACGTAGACCACGCGGGCGTCCGGAGCGACGCGGTGGGCGACCTCGCTGGTGCTGCCCATCGCGGGGATCCCGGTGCCGATGTCCAGGAACTGTCGAATGCCGCGGCCGACCGCGAACTCCACCGCGCGGCCGAGGAACTCGCGGTTGATCCGCGCCCCGAGCCGGGCGTCGGGCATGAGCGCGATGATCTTCTCGGCGGCCTCCCGGTCGGCCGGGAAGTTGTCCTTGCCGCCCAGGTAGTAGTCGTACATCCGCGCAGGGTGGGGGATTTCGGTGTTCAGCTCCACAGGAGGCTGCCACTCCCCTGCCGCGATCGAGGCCGGGACCCCGGACACCATCTCGTCCTGCATCGGCTCTCCCCTGGTCCCTAATGTTTCGTCAGGTCATCCTACGGGAGACAGGATGTCAGGAGGGCGCCGTGCGCGGCGCGGACCGGTCGCGGTCGCGGTCGCGGTCGCGGTCGCCGAAGATCCGACGACAGGCGGCACGGTGGTGCGGGTCCTCCAGGAGGAACGGCAGGTCGGTGGTCACCATGGGGCGGATCGAGGGCGGCGCCGCCGAAACCGGTGAGCATGGCCCTGCCGTCGCGTTCCACCAGCACACGGTGGCGGGCCGCACGTCGCCGTGGACCCTGCCCGCGCGGTGCCCTGTAGCCAGTGAGGCCAGGACCTGGACGCCGATCCGCGCCGCATCGCGCGGTGGCAGCGGGCCCTCGGCGGCGATGACGTCGTCGAGGGATCGCTCATCGATCCGCTCCATGGCAATCCTAGGCAGCAATCCTCGGCCTGCCCGGGCCGTCCCCGCCTTGTCACCAGTCTCCCGCCGAATGCTTCCGGGTGCCCTGGGGTGGCCGAACGGCGCCGGTCCACTGGCCGCCGACGTTGGACCGCTGATGTGAAGGTGCGCCTCGATCTCCGGTGGTGTCTTCATAGGAAACTCTGTGCACACTCAGCGGTGTTCGGGGTTCTCGAAGTCGAAGCGGCAGCCGGCGTCCCACTCGGAGCGCTGGTTGCCGTGCACGGGGATGCCGCCGGCGTCCTTGAGCATCCGGGCGAGGTGCAGCAGGTTCCAGGTCATGAAGGTGGTGTTGCGGTTGGTGAAGTCGTTCTCCGGGCCGCCCGAACCCTCGTCCAGGTAGGACGGGCCGGGACCGGCCGGGCCGACCCAGCCGGCGTCGGCCTGCGGCGGGATCGTGTAGCCGAGGTGCTGCAGGCTGTAGATGACGTTCATCGCGCAGTGCTTCGCACCGTCCTCGTTGCCGGTGATCAGGCAGCCGCCGACCCGCCCGTAGTAGGCGTACTGGCCGGCCGCGTTGAGGACGGACGAGCAGGCGTAGAGCCGCTCGATCACCTTCTTCGTGACCGAGGAGTTGTCCCCGAGCCAGACCGGGCCGCACAGCACCAGGATGTCGGCGGCCATCACCTGCGAGTACAGGACCGGCCACTGGTCGGTCTCCCAGCCGTGCTCGGTCATGTCGGGCCAGACGCCGGTGGCGATGTCGTGGTCGACGGCGCGGATCAGCTCGGTCGCGACCCCCTGGCGCTCCATGATCCCCCGGCTGATGTCGATCAGGCCCTGGGTGTGGCTGCGCTCGGGGGAGCGCTTGAGGGTGCAGTTCACGAAGAGGGCCCGCAGGTCCTCGTAGTGTGCGACGCCGTCGGGGTTGCTCATGGCGGTCAGCACAGCACACGCACAGCGACCGGACGAGCACCCTCCGCCGTCCGGGTGGCGGGGGCGCGTCGGCCGGGCGGGATGCCGGGGGCGGGAACAGATCCGGTCCGCGCCCGGTTGTGCGCTACGGCGCATAGTGTGCCCCGCTGTACCGAAGCCGTACGACAGAACGCCCCGAAGGGACCCTCCGTTGAGCCTGTACGACATCCCCCTGCGCACCCTCGCCGGCGAGCCGGCCTCGCTGGCCGACTACAAGGGCAAGGCGCTGCTGCTGGTCAATGTGGCCTCGAAGTGCGGCCTGACCCCGCAGTACGCCGGGCTGGAGCGGCTGCAGCAGCGCTACGCCGACCGCGGCTTCACGGTGCTCGGCTTCCCGTGCAACCAGTTCCTGGGCCAGGAGCCGGGGTCGGCCGAGGAGATCCAGACCTTCTGCTCGACCACGTACGGCGTGTCCTTCCCGCTGTTCGAGAAGCTGGACGTGAACGGTGACGAGCGTCACCCGCTGTTCGCGCGGCTCACCGAGACCGCGGACGCGGAGGGCGCCGCCGGCGACGTGCAGTGGAACTTCGAGAAGTTCCTGATCTCCCCGGACGGCACGGTCGTCGGCCGGTTCCGTCCGCGCACCGAGCCGGAGGCGGAGGAGATCACCGCCGCGATCGATGCGCAGCTCCCCTCCTGACACCGGCCGCACCGCCGGAAGGCGGTAGGCAGGCGCGGACGCCCGTGCGCTCCCACCCCGAGGGAGCGCACGGGCGTCCGCCGTCTCCGGGCCCGCCGGCCGAAGCCGGGGCCGGGGCCGGAACCGGTGTCCGGGCCCGCCGGCCGAAGCCGGGGCCGGGGCCGGAACCGGTGTCCGGGCCCGCCGGCCGGGCCGGGGCTCAGCAGCCGTTGAGCACCGAGGTGAGCGCGGACTTCTCGGCGCTGTCGACGGACAGGCCGTAGTAGTACTTCACCTGCACCCAGGCGCGGACGTAGGTGCAGCGGTAGGAGGCCTGCGGCAGCCAGGTCGACGGGTCCTGGTCGCCCTTGGAGCGGTTGGAGCTCGCGGAGACCGCGATCAGCTGCGGGCGGGTGAGGTCGTTGGCGAGTGCCTGGCGCTGCGCGGTCGTCCAGGCCCAGGCGCCGGAGCGCCAGGCCTCGGCGAGCGGTATCAGGTGGTCGATGTCGAAGCTGGAGGAGCTGGTGGTGACCACGTTGTCGTAGGCGGAGGTCCAGGTGCCGCCGGTGGCGGCGCAGGCCGAGTCGGTGGTGACGCCGACGCCGTCCCGCTTCAGCACGGTCTCGCGGGTGTTGCAGGTGCCGGAGATGGTGATCCAGTGCGGGAAGAGGTCCCGGTCGTAGGTGGACTCGTGGGACTCGGCGGCGACGGTGAGGCTCGCCAGGTAGGTCTTCGCGGTGCTGGTGGAGACGGGGGTGGGCAGTGCTGCCTCGGCGGTGCCGGCACTGGTCAGGAGTGCGGTGGCGGCGAGGGCGGCGGCGCCGAGCGCGGCGGCGGTGCGGCGCAGCGGGCGTATCGAGCGCATGCGTGACTCCAGGGATGGGGGAAGCGCGAAGAGCACCCGGACGGACTGGTTCCGGGCGCTCAACAAGCTTGCTGCTCCCAGGGTTTACGCGAGTAGACCGAGGAGGTT
This genomic window from Streptomyces sp. TLI_235 contains:
- a CDS encoding putative enzyme related to lactoylglutathione lyase — translated: MPATIDGPDFVALQVRDVDAAAAFCEQHLGLRRAAFSPPHAVVFDTKPTPFAVRQLLPGTDLADIARPGLGVVLWFQTSDAPKLHDQLSAAGIKILTPMTDSPFGPMFSFEGPEGYTLTAHGG
- a CDS encoding DNA-binding MarR family transcriptional regulator, with translation MMESMPAEPPHLAEDVTRHVGYLIKRAQAALRGAMDKVLREHGLTVPQYATLELLALHPGMSNADLARATFVTRQSGNVVLRGLQEAGLITRPATADHGRARPAHLTEDGRRSLAAVQAAVYAIEQRMVEAIPPQRMAALLTDLDRMAAALED
- a CDS encoding high affinity sulfate transporter 1, with the translated sequence MPASMRGYRRAWLSRDVLAGVALSAVAIPEVMGYTSIAGMPIVTGLYTLILPAIAFALLGSSKLLVVGADSATAAILYAGLLELGIAGVTPGSPKWVALAGLTALVSGAILAAARLLRLGFLADFLSAAVLIGFLTGVGIQVATAQIPELLGIPRGRGNWFQQQWSWLTRLDQISWRTVAYGAATIVVIVAFKRFLPRFPGTLVAVVALISVSAATDASQHGVAVVGAVEGGFPPLGLPSGLTPGDVSQVFSVALSCFVLILAQSAATAHAFATKHGDHVDVDRDLAGLSIANIAAGLSGTFVVNGSPTKTEILDQQRGRTQVANLTMAFISLLVALVFTSLLADMPLAVLAGIVFLVGLDLVDVRGLRRIYALRRNEFVVAVVTAFAVFGIGVEQGVLLALALSLFEVVRREYRPKDFVVGVTEKGEPTYRPAEPGIESAPGLIVFRFNAELFYANASRFADEVRALVDDAPDPVRWLVLDAAGIADVDYSAGLRLHSLLDFLAARRVTFVLARPDASLVDTLKVYDLWQRIPPEYVFGNLIDAVRAYPADGSPDTTGEPPVA
- a CDS encoding ATP-grasp domain-containing protein, whose translation is MDVRIWFNRIWPARVHLIPMLRGNPDHARVRVYGTHPDPAAPALTACDMVGPEPGEDEAFFDFAIDFCQRHDIDVIMPSSRLVALADRAEAFAAVGTRVMCAPAETLRTVTDKSSMYAAAERSRVPVAPWRVVSDAAGLRKAVEEFAGTASALCVKPAGEYSAYGFRLLDDSPLEVSDFEHLPRPTASVPAVAGALQRAQDRGETVPELIVMPYLDPPEVSVDCLSDAAGTLVSAIARAKSGRVRTLVDDPGVTELARLVVGHFRLAYLSNIQFRYWKGLPVLLEVNARAAAGIYQTRMTGVNLAWAAVRMLLCGDPGELPKPMLGGRLAVVEDAIPLSETVVPDSRARERADTAAITRRRA
- a CDS encoding DNA polymerase-4; translation: MLHVDLDQFVAAVEVARRPELRGRPVVVGGSGDPTRRGVVATASYEAREFGIHSGMPLRLAAKRCPEAVFLPSDPPTYQKVSDRFMATLRRFPVVVEVLGWDEAFVGAHTDDPEALATEIREAVRADTGLSCSVGIGDNRLRAKLATGFAKPTARGEASPGLRSGVPPGRHSFRLTSENWATVMAERPTDALWGIGAKTARKLAAAGLGTVAQLATADPDELAERFGPAMGPWYRMLARGAGGTEVTAAPHVPHSHSRETTFQHDLVDRSEIDRHVAALARRVAQDVAAEGRPAVRVVVKVRFTPFITQTHGTALPGPTSDPDEITRAALEVLERFEHTRPVRLLGVRAEFGDG
- a CDS encoding S-adenosyl methyltransferase; protein product: MQDEMVSGVPASIAAGEWQPPVELNTEIPHPARMYDYYLGGKDNFPADREAAEKIIALMPDARLGARINREFLGRAVEFAVGRGIRQFLDIGTGIPAMGSTSEVAHRVAPDARVVYVDNDPIVLTHARALLSHHPAGHTTVLHADLRDPTAILSDPGLKQALDLSRPVALMLVAVLHFVRDEEGAAETVAQLRDALAPGSLLILSHGTQDLMTPEAAAETTRIYSGASSPLLLRARAEVEKFFGDFELVDPGLVQLPLWRPQGQLHRGWQEAAPAYAGVAVKR
- a CDS encoding multimeric flavodoxin WrbA is translated as MSNPDGVAHYEDLRALFVNCTLKRSPERSHTQGLIDISRGIMERQGVATELIRAVDHDIATGVWPDMTEHGWETDQWPVLYSQVMAADILVLCGPVWLGDNSSVTKKVIERLYACSSVLNAAGQYAYYGRVGGCLITGNEDGAKHCAMNVIYSLQHLGYTIPPQADAGWVGPAGPGPSYLDEGSGGPENDFTNRNTTFMTWNLLHLARMLKDAGGIPVHGNQRSEWDAGCRFDFENPEHR
- a CDS encoding glutathione peroxidase, with protein sequence MSLYDIPLRTLAGEPASLADYKGKALLLVNVASKCGLTPQYAGLERLQQRYADRGFTVLGFPCNQFLGQEPGSAEEIQTFCSTTYGVSFPLFEKLDVNGDERHPLFARLTETADAEGAAGDVQWNFEKFLISPDGTVVGRFRPRTEPEAEEITAAIDAQLPS